From the Eleutherodactylus coqui strain aEleCoq1 chromosome 7, aEleCoq1.hap1, whole genome shotgun sequence genome, one window contains:
- the LOC136573376 gene encoding T-cell ecto-ADP-ribosyltransferase 2-like isoform X1, translated as MNQLNIFLLIFLTSHMKTHLAQEIQLSDNPEIFDDQYKGCRLKMDKIIPKVLKSENNSNDLFRIDWEMASKYWSTIKSNINNLPQGFRDEHGIALVAYTSNLYQAFNKATRDVGNSIENYRNKFRFKAMHYYLTMAVRMLSKKSKKLVYRGVRNIHFKPSNHSRGVIRFGQFTSASEDRAIAIKFGTSSFFEIQTRLGVEIQRFSQYPSEKEVLIPGYEIFKVLSFNRKTHSFKLFSKGRAKSRFNCAYFKRS; from the exons ATGAATCAGTTGAATATTTTTCTGCTCATCTTTCTTACGTCTCATATGAAGACGCATCTGGCACAG GAAATACAACTGAGTGACAATCCTGAGATATTTGATGATCAATATAAAGGTTGCAGATTGAAGATGGATAAGATCATCCCAAAAGTATTAAAATCTGAAAATAATTCCAATGATCTGTTTAGAATTGATTGGGAAATGGCCTCAAAATATTGGAGCACAATCAAATCAAACATAAATAATCTTCCACAAGGTTTTAGAGATGAACATGGGATTGCGCTGGTTGCTTACACAAGTAATCTGTATCAGGCTTTCAATAAAGCAACAAGAGATGTGGGCAATTCAATAGAAAATTACAGGAATAAATTCCGTTTTAAAGCAATGCACTATTACTTGACTATGGCGGTGCGGATGTTATCCAAGAAGAGCAAAAAGCTGGTCTATAGAGGAGTGAGGAATATTCACTTCAAACCTTCTAATCATTCACGAGGTGTCATCCGTTTTGGCCAGTTTACTTCTGCTAGTGAAGATCGAGCAATAGCTATAAAATTTGGCACTTCATCATTCTTCGAAATACAAACACGTTTGGGGGTTGAAATACAGAGATTTTCACAGTATCCCTCAGAAAAAGAGGTATTAATTCCTGGATATGAGATATTCAAAGTACTATCCTTTAATAGAAAAACTCACAGCTTCAAGTTATTCAGTAAAGGACGTGCCAAAAGTCGCTTTAACTGTGCCTATTTTAAAAG AAGCTGA
- the LOC136573376 gene encoding T-cell ecto-ADP-ribosyltransferase 2-like isoform X2 produces MNQLNIFLLIFLTSHMKTHLAQEIQLSDNPEIFDDQYKGCRLKMDKIIPKVLKSENNSNDLFRIDWEMASKYWSTIKSNINNLPQGFRDEHGIALVAYTSNLYQAFNKATRDVGNSIENYRNKFRFKAMHYYLTMAVRMLSKKSKKLVYRGVRNIHFKPSNHSRGVIRFGQFTSASEDRAIAIKFGTSSFFEIQTRLGVEIQRFSQYPSEKEVLIPGYEIFKVLSFNRKTHSFKLFSKGRAKSRFNCAYFKRR; encoded by the exons ATGAATCAGTTGAATATTTTTCTGCTCATCTTTCTTACGTCTCATATGAAGACGCATCTGGCACAG GAAATACAACTGAGTGACAATCCTGAGATATTTGATGATCAATATAAAGGTTGCAGATTGAAGATGGATAAGATCATCCCAAAAGTATTAAAATCTGAAAATAATTCCAATGATCTGTTTAGAATTGATTGGGAAATGGCCTCAAAATATTGGAGCACAATCAAATCAAACATAAATAATCTTCCACAAGGTTTTAGAGATGAACATGGGATTGCGCTGGTTGCTTACACAAGTAATCTGTATCAGGCTTTCAATAAAGCAACAAGAGATGTGGGCAATTCAATAGAAAATTACAGGAATAAATTCCGTTTTAAAGCAATGCACTATTACTTGACTATGGCGGTGCGGATGTTATCCAAGAAGAGCAAAAAGCTGGTCTATAGAGGAGTGAGGAATATTCACTTCAAACCTTCTAATCATTCACGAGGTGTCATCCGTTTTGGCCAGTTTACTTCTGCTAGTGAAGATCGAGCAATAGCTATAAAATTTGGCACTTCATCATTCTTCGAAATACAAACACGTTTGGGGGTTGAAATACAGAGATTTTCACAGTATCCCTCAGAAAAAGAGGTATTAATTCCTGGATATGAGATATTCAAAGTACTATCCTTTAATAGAAAAACTCACAGCTTCAAGTTATTCAGTAAAGGACGTGCCAAAAGTCGCTTTAACTGTGCCTATTTTAAAAG ACGTTAG